In Streptomyces sp. 71268, the DNA window CTCCAGGGCGCTGTCGCGCCCGCCGGTGCTGTCCACCAGCGACTGCCGCACGCTGCCCAGGATCGAGGCGATGCGCACCCGCGAGTCGTCCTCCTGCACGCGGCGGAAGGAGTCGAAGAAGGTGTTGGTGCGCTTGCCGAGGGCCGCGGTCACGCATCCCGGGCCGCCGCCCGTCGTGTCCGCCACCGTGCCGTCGCTCACGCCCGTGCCGGTGCTGGCGTCGGAGGACGTGCCCCCGCCGCTGCCGGCGCCGGACAGCGCCTGCTGGGCCTGGCGCGTGTAGTCGCTCGCGTCCTCCGGGGCGCGGATGTCGGCGGCCGGGCTGCGGTTGCCCTCGGCGAGGCCGGCGTCGAGGAGTTCGGGCAGTTCGTCGCCGGCGATGGTGTCGGGGCGTACCAGCGACACCGCGCCGCACACGCTCGCCAACTGGCGGCCGTTGCCCGCGAGGAGGGCGGCCTGGCCGCCGTTGACCGGGTACGAGAAGGGGCTGGTGAACTCCTCCTCGGAGAGGCCGTAACCACCGATGTAGGGGATGCCGGCCGCTTCCAGGGGGGACATGAAGGAGCGACCGTGCTGACTGTAGGAGCCGACGACGGCCACGGCCTTCTCGTCGGCGGCGCGCCGCGCGCACTGGGCGGCGGCGATGGCGTCGTTGCGTTCGTTGCAGGTGAGGACGCGGAGCTCGCGGCCGTGGATGCCGCCCTTGTCGTTGACCCAGCGGGCGTACGCCTGCGCCATGGCCGGCATGCCCGGCATGTTGGTGGCGTTGGTGTCGTCGGGGGCCCAGGTCATGATGGTGATGGGTTCGTCGCGGGAGCCGTTCGAGGACCCGGAGAGGATGCCGCAGCCGCTGATCAGCAGCGTGCCGGCCGCCGCACAAGCCGCCACTCGCGCGGTAGGGGTAGGACGGAGGAAGGGACGTCGCCGACCGTTCATAGGCACAGACCCTTGC includes these proteins:
- a CDS encoding ABC transporter substrate-binding protein produces the protein MNGRRRPFLRPTPTARVAACAAAGTLLISGCGILSGSSNGSRDEPITIMTWAPDDTNATNMPGMPAMAQAYARWVNDKGGIHGRELRVLTCNERNDAIAAAQCARRAADEKAVAVVGSYSQHGRSFMSPLEAAGIPYIGGYGLSEEEFTSPFSYPVNGGQAALLAGNGRQLASVCGAVSLVRPDTIAGDELPELLDAGLAEGNRSPAADIRAPEDASDYTRQAQQALSGAGSGGGTSSDASTGTGVSDGTVADTTGGGPGCVTAALGKRTNTFFDSFRRVQEDDSRVRIASILGSVRQSLVDSTGGRDSALEGTYATGWYPVAEDPRWKPMQKIVHDYAFDDNRIDIADPGVQTTWIAYTVLRSVLTSLDPGKISAHAVRTTLDRGHATDTGGLTPKLRWRFQDLLPIRDYPRIVNANVTYQVVKEGKLVAVRQGFVDVGQTLVNRKAA